From one Sardina pilchardus chromosome 6, fSarPil1.1, whole genome shotgun sequence genomic stretch:
- the efhb gene encoding EF-hand domain-containing family member B has translation MALVKDRFPSIPTAGKRIPVGDRVKTCLELAPRAITPPVVKKFLNTTRPETGVIRVFYGKANDPDIASNQKHGLITRTSPTSGKLINPDPMTRFQQKLQQLDEALYATHQRAPLGRSHDQRSGLPKWFDINQTTFGVKNIYCINDAQEIINPLKTSEQVERDFQEGHQHYVRSHNAYFVGERVDRAYDWRRCGKDTRFGVPTPHHNDGRNVSMSLHWPCDNQKHNSALIVSRQCDDFRERTQPQIGKVHDPIADSLKLPADHTFGILLRPDKFDAKDLIHGIPPSSYLRGKDRQQTLVSVARQHLKKANYRNFSSLLQAFRHYDKKGQGKIDKEDLQAVCRQFNLDLSGPVLDSLMECCDKDKDGYISFIEFANFLNWKDKMPINRLEQKTLTKERKVSTAPASVRREGGLVSDAAPLLSPEDLEPVELGSWLKTTKTLPHARSALDEFATSSLQIGAVVGRASTANVPTHGVPTVRLDLAAPRIRRVGDRTNYGDQATAYDLLYPPLHSLWGVHEEHFFSARPKDEISAIFRNAGVNVSEEAFEEAWRMASTRHPDGEVCVEGFRNALREIQAH, from the exons ATGGCTTTAGTGAAGGACAGATTCCCGAGCATTccaacg GCAGGGAAACGAATACCCGTTGGTGACCGGGTGAAGACATGTTTGGAGTTAGCGCCACGG GCTATCACACCACCTGTGGTGAAGAAGTTTCTCAATACCACTCGCCCTGAGACAGGGGTCATCCGTGTTTTCTATGGGAAAGCCAATGACCCTGATATTGCCAGCAATCAAAAGCATGGACTGATAACCAGAACATCTCCTACT AGTGGAAAGCTGATAAATCCGGACCCAATGACCCGGTTTCAGCAGAAGCTGCAGCAACTTGATGAAGCCCTGTATGCCACCCATCAGAGGGCTCCCCTTGGCAGGTCTCATGACCAAAGGTCTGGGCTGCCTAAGTGGTTTGACATTAACCAAACTACATTTGGTGTGAAGAATATTTACT GCATCAACGATGCACAAGAGATCATCAACCCCCTTAAAACCTCGGAGCAAGTGGAGAGAGATTTCCAGGAAGGGCACCAGCATTATGTACGCTCCCATAATGCCTACTTTGTAG GTGAGCGTGTGGACAGGGCGTATGATTGGAGACGCTGTGGGAAAGACACCAGGTTCGGAgtgcccaccccccaccacaatGATGGACGCAATGTCTCCATGTCCCTCCACTGGCCATGTGATAACCAAAA ACATAACAGTGCACTGATTGTCTCACGGCAGTGTGACGACTTCAGGGAAAGGACTCAGCCCCAAATAGGCAAAGTGCATGATCC AATTGCAGATAGTCTGAAGCTTCCGGCAGATCACACATTTGGAATCTTGTTGAGGCCTGACAAGTTTG ATGCTAAGGACCTCATTCACGGCATTCCACCGTCCAGCTACCTCCGAGGGAAGGACAGACAGCAGACGCTAGTTAGCGTTGCTCGCCAGCACCTGAAGAAGGCCAATTATCGCAACTTCAGCTCTCTGCTGCAGGCCTTCAGACACTATGACAAG AAGGGGCAGGGAAAGATCGACAAAGAGGATCTCCAGGCAGTGTGCCGTCAGTTTAATCTGGACCTTAGTGGGCCAGTGTTGGATAGCCTCATGGAGTGTTGTGATAAGGACAAAGATGGGTACATCAGCTTCATAGAGTTCGCCAACTTCCTCAACTGGAAAGACAAAATGCCCATCAACAGATTGGAGCAGAAGACTCTCACTAAAG AGCGCAAGGTCAGCACTGCCCCAGCCAGCgtgcggagagagggaggcctgGTGTCGGACGCAGCGCCCCTGCTCAGCCCTGAAGATCTGGAGCCCGTGGAGCTGGGAAGCTGGCTGAAGACCACCAAGACTCTGCCTCACGCCAGAAGTGCTCTGGATGAGTTTGCCACCTCCTCATTGCAGATTGGAGCTGTTGTGGGCAGAGCCTCCACTGCCA ACGTGCCCACCCACGGAGTCCCGACTGTTCGCCTGGATTTGGCCGCACCGCGCATCCGGCGCGTGGGTGACCGCACCAACTACGGAGACCAGGCCACAGCCTACGACCTGCTCTACCCACCTCTCCACTCCCTGTGGGGCGTACACGAGGAGCACTTCTTCTCTGCGCGCCCCAAAGATGAG ATTTCAGCAATATTCCGGAACGCAGGAGTTAACGTCTCTGAGGAGGCCTTCGAGGAGGCGTGGAGGATGGCGTCCACGAGGCATCCCGATGGGGAAGTGTGTGTCGAGGGTTTCCGGAACGCACTGAGAGAAATTCAGGCTCACTAA